DNA sequence from the Vicia villosa cultivar HV-30 ecotype Madison, WI linkage group LG3, Vvil1.0, whole genome shotgun sequence genome:
AACTAAACAAAAATTAAGCAAAGTAGGAATGATGAAGATGTTGGACAATATGTcctaaatatataaaagcaaaagtAAATTTGGTTTAGTTTCTCGTGTCAATAATCATTATTTCTTGTCACACATTCAATTGCAAGACTTCCAAGTACATGCACGATCAAAGTTTTAGATGAGTACATATTTATCGagaaatttgatttaattagaaccGTTTGATAAAGAATATCAATAGTCTTCATAGGGAACCATTGATAGAAACCTTGATCATTTTCAATCCTATGATTGTGACTGATTCAGCTCTAACATACTAAAAGCAAAGTGGAGGACAAAATTCTTTGAGTAATATAATCTCGTCAACCATTTCTCCCTTACACGCCTCGTGCTTTTAAGGGGTGGGGGAATGGATTGTAGATCGTCCTATTTCTCATTAAATACTTTGCCCTTATTTGCCTCGTGCTTGGGGAGTTGCGGACTGTCATGAACACTGTACTCCAAGACTCATAAATGAGAAGCATCGAGTTGGCCATTAACTCGAAACAAGAGCAAAATGGACACACCACAAGAGTTCTTTAAAAGAAAGTCACATGTCATGATCTCTAATAGACTAAGGTTAGATTGACTTAATGACATTGCATGTTTccctaagggtgtgtttgtttcatggaTACAAAATATATTCTTGGGAACTTAAGGTTGGAAATAAAAATACCTATGTTTGTTAGAAGGGAATAAAAAATTGTTCCTAGGAAAAAATTATATCCAAGAAAGAATTTCTCCCATGTTTAATGGTTTTCTAATCCCGTCTCATAAGTGTGAGAATCTTTTATTCCCGGCGGTTATCACCAAAATAGTAGTTACCTCCACTACTACatactattttatttataattattattttctatctataattataatatattattaattaaaaataatttaaaaataaaagattccTAGACTTTTTAAAATACTTTCCAAACACTTTTTATAAAAACTTATTCCTTGGAATGTTATGCCTGAGAAAATTATTCCTGTGATTAATTTTTTATACCGTGAAACAAACGCCCATAAATCTAAAAGGCTATTACACTTATCTTTAAGGTTAGGTCATTTCATCACCTTTTTCACAAATGACTTGGTTAAAAACCTCTTGTTTGACATATCATAGATAtattatgtatttttaatttttatatcatcacatttgTAAATTTTCATACGCAATGTATTATCGacatttgtttaaaaaaaattctacaaataatataacatttatttatttattatttattttccctataaaatcaaaattaacgtgcaaattttatttttctttatcatTTCACCTTCTCTTGTCTTTTATAGTTTTATTCTAAAGTGAACTAAAAATATTGTCAATTAAATTACTACCAACAATAATATAAtctttactttaaaaaaaattaaatgaaaattgatGTAAAGATTGAAATGTTTTAACTTTCTTAGTTTTATACCAAAAGTCCAAAACAATATATTTCTTTCTAcagaatttattaatttttatttttaaagttataatcaaacaagacattcctttttacaGAGTTcaaaaattaagtaaaaaattaCCCTGGTGCgagaaaattataaaaacacaatAGTATATAGATATAGATTAGATTCAGAAAATttcggtaaaaaaaaaaaaagagttagattcagaaaatagaaaataaatttatccaaaaacaaaaacgagaaaataaaatttgaatcaaCCCGTTTCCCTCCATAGGGTTTCAATTAAACTCCACACGTGTCACTTCATCATTGGTTTTCTTCTTGAACCAAAAAACACATGAACGTTATATAGCGGCTTCAAATTTCGATCTTCTTCTGGAAGCCATTGAAGAAAACAAGTTCCATTTCAAAATCTCAAAATCTGTAATCTCTCTCCTTTTACTTCAAGATCATGAAGAAGACTACTCGCAGATCCAAACAAACCAGTCCCGTCGTTATCGCAGCTTCAGACGCAAACGAAAAGCAACATTACGAAGAGAGGATTCGCGAACTCGAACGAGAGAACAAAGCGTATCAGGTCAGTGTTTAAATTTCATCGCGGTTCGTTTCCGATCTGGATGATGATAGGTTTTGTAGTTTTTGTACCGGAGTTTTTGAAACTGAGATTGTTGATTTCTTAGGGATTTTGATACTGAGATGGTTAACTTCACTTTCTTAAACTTGAGTATGTTTAATTTACTGTAAATGAATAATTAATCGTAGAAGAGGAAGTGATTTATTGGTGCTGTGTAATTTGGCAGATTGAGAATGCGGAGTTGAAGGAACGAAAGGGAAATGATTCTTCTTCAGGTTCTAATGGTGGCGTTGAGAAGCTTAAGAAAGATTATCTTCAGAAGCTGAATTTACTCGAAGATCAGGTAAACATTAGTTTGGAGTGGGAAATGATGAACGGTAAATGTGAAATGTTATGGTAAGATTTTAATGTGTGTTTTTCTGCTATGCTGTTGCAGGTttcagaattgaagaagaaactgGGATCTCAATCTCAATTTTCAACTCACAGGAAAAGAGCCGATGAATCGACTAGGCAATTGCAGTATGAGATTCAGAGTTTGAAGGCTCATAAGGtggaattgtttgaaaagagccGATTAATCTTTTGTTTTAGtgctgtttttttgtttttgctgAGTTTTCTTTAGCTTTGTGTATTGAAAGTTTGTGTCCGCGTACAGGCTAAACTGCAATGTACGATCAAGTTAGAGTCTGTGCGATTTAGGTTAAGCAAGGCCTTACTTGAAAAAGAAGTTCTTCAGGTATGTTTTTAATGTTATCTTACATCATGATTGACATTTGGACTCAGAAAAATCTGACCAATAACATAATAGTGCTCAAGTATGGTATCAGTATAATTTGATTCAGTCCTTTTACCTGTATCTAGTATTAGTATATTTATCTCTTGGAAATATGTATCTATGTATAATCAGCTTAAGAAGGAAGGAAGACGGAATGATATCAAGGCTCAGAGTTTGCAGACTTCTAATGACATGCTTAAAATGGTTAGTGTGTAGAATCTTACTCCAGGCTTTTTATGCTCTCATGGTTGTTACTATACCCTTGTTTTTTAATACATGTTACTTTTCTCTCATTTTTTCTTACATAAGGTATTGCAACGGAAAACTGAGGAAGCTTCTGCTGCAATCAAGCGTTTACGAGATATGATAGCTGCACGAAAAGCTGTATCAAATCGATCATCAGGTTGAAGATCTGAATATACGTTTAGTTTGAATGTTAATTTATGTAACTAGTGTTTTCCCGGTTGCACTCATTCATTCATCCATTTCCTTGCTTTATTTGCTGTTTATTCATGTAGGTGGCAAAATTAAAAGTTGTCAAGTAATTCAGGTAATTCCTCCATCTACTGTAattgtttgttgtttgcataTAAATCATACAACATATGATCCAATGTTATTTAAGGTTGATAGGCAGTCACTTTGATATGATGTATATATAATGACTGGTGCAGGATGCTGAACATGAACTTGAAGTCACAACTCAGTTGCACAAGTTATGTTCCCAATATGAATCCAAAATTGAAAAGTAAGCCACTCCTATTGTGTTAGATTTTGCGATGATTTTCAGTAAAGTTTGTGTATGTTTTGGTTTGAACTGTCAATAACAATGAATGTTATATACTCTTAGCAACTCTGTGGGAGACTTAGATTAGAGGTGCCatttaatttatcttttattACAACTGAATATGTAATTATATTTGATTGGTGTAGGTAAGAACTTACATAAGAGGTGTTTATTAGCAGTTCAATAATCCTGGGAAACCTTACATTCAACACTGGTTCCATAATACATCTGTAATTTGAAGTTTTAATATATGATTTGTGAAACATTATTTTCATGTCTCAATTTTTGAGCATGTCAGTATTTACTGATATTCTATTAGTATGTATACTATAACTTGATAACTTCCCTATAGTTCGAGAGCATTCAAAATATACTTTGGTATGTCACAGATTTGCTTACAAGAGTATCCTCCTCGACACGATTTTGTGAAAAACATATTAATTTAAGGGTCCTCTACTCTATGCTAACAGCTTGTATGGTCAGGATGACTGGGGAGATTGCACAGCtgaaagaagaacttgaaatGCAGAGGCAGGAAAATTCAAGGTGAGAACTTTTAGTCGTTTAAATTTTTCCATATTTAATGCTTGACTTCTACGAGATTGTAGTGACATATATCACTCTCTAATCTGATGGTATGTTTTAACTCCCTTCTTTATTACTTCAAGGTCTGAGTTACAGGAAGAAGACCTTGGCAGCCCGGAGAAGGATTATGATGATATTCAAGATTTAAAGGAACAAGTAAACAACCTTAGTAGTCTGCTTAAAGAATTACAATTGCGGAAGGAAAAACATGAACCCAGGGATAAGAGCCAGGTTTGGGCCATTGACATCAAATTATAACTATATCCATATAAAACATATGATTCATATTTAAAACAAGTTGTTTATTAGGgagaaatatatttatttatgaattaCAAGTAAAATAGGTTGCTAATTTCTTGAACTATGGTGTGTTCTATTCAGCAGGATCTGGCCCATGCTCTTTCTGAAGCAAGTTATGCCACGGCAAAAATGGATACCCCTGAAATGAGTAGTTCAAATGAAAATAGTGTTAAGAGGGGGAGAGCAGTTGAAGGGCTTTGCTGTTCTTGTAGTAGGAAGTCTTTATGCAAGACTACAAAGTGCAAATGCCGATCCACTGGTGGGAGCTGTGGACCATCATGTGGCTGCTCACTTTCTAAGTGCACAAATAGGGAACTAGGCACATTGCCAGAAAACGAGTCACTAAAAGTAGAGAATTCAGAATGCTCAACAAACAAAGATGGCGAAGCAGTGATCGCTAATGAATGCGCGAAACTACTCGAGAGTGCACTTGTTCAAAAACCTGCCAACCAGGGGCCCAAAAAGAAGCCATTGTGTGACATTCAGAACTCAATGGTATTCTCCATTCCAAAACTCTGATCTTAGTCACCAGAAAAATCCTTTATTGCCTTTGGCACCTATTTTAATAACGTGGTTGAGATATATACGGCTTAAGTTTGATTTGTGCTCTGCCATTTTGTCAACTTTGCTTTCTAATCCAGAGAACAATTTGATTGCAGGGTAACATGGATGCTCAAAAGAAAGGCAGGAAAAAGAATGTTCGGAAGCCAGTAATTCACGTTGTCACCAAGGATCCAATGTCCTCGTCGCCATAAAATAACACAAGTACTAAAACAAAGAAAGTTGTAACATGGGAAAATAGTTCAATGAGGTTGGACTAGGTGAAGAAACCAGCTAGGAAAGAGCAACTGTGGTGGCTTCCATTAGTGAAGCAgctgatttttcttcattttaagaaGCTCAACGTAAAGTTAACTGTTTGATTAACTTATCATTTTCACACCCATTCTTCTTTTCTGGGGATAATATAAAAAGCTGGAATTGTGTTTTGTTATTCCTGGTTTTTGGTAACTCCTACCATGTTGAATTGTCGAGTGCGATTTTACATTGTTAATTTGGATTGTCTTGTTTAGTATTGAGCTTGTGAGAGTGTGGTTTCAGAATTGGATACGGTCAATAAAAGAGATTTTATAAATTCTACAAAATTAATTGTAAAATATGTTTCTCATCAACATATTTTTGTTGCGTTAGTAGGATTAGAGAACTTACACTTCAAACTTGTTTTTGTAAAAACCATGAATCTAGGACTTAGATTGGTGGTGTGGGAATGCCAACCTTTCCTCTAACAAATTTTTGCAAATTGCATTATTGCAGTAAGGAAACAATTTTACCAAAATAATCAGTAATaaggaaattttgaaaaaattatactatttgaaataaatattaactAACTAAATGTTAAAAATATTGATGGAATTAGTGCCTTTTAGTCTAAAGTTAGTAAAGTGAGGAAATTCAATTTTAAGATTTAACTATCTGTTATTTGGAATTTGACTAATAGGTGATTAGTCAAATATAAAAATCATCAATATCATCTTGCACCTTACCTTTTTGAACCTCACCCACCTTGCACCTCATCATTCCCTTTTAAGCACtccataaaatttaaaaaaaaaaaaatcaaatctttaacATTTACAATATCCTCaaaatttaattcttcttgcttTAGAGGAACATCATAAAATTCAGGTTGAGACATTGATTGTTGTATATAAACATGAACCCTTAAATGCATCTTACACAAATTTGCAATATCTAATGTGCCTTAGTCCTTGTACCCTATAGTATTTATTTTCCTATATCCTCCTAATTTTAACTATGTCTATCAACTCAAAATAAATTCACTTGTTAATATTACATTTTAATTCTAAAATTGTTCCTATGTCTATCAACTCAAAATAAATTCACTTATTAACATTATATTTTAATTCTAAAATTGTTCCTTCATATACAATTAGTTTATTATCCACAAATGACCTACCTGATGAATAAACAAATGAAGAAAATCTTCCACTTTTACATATGTCCAACAAAACCTAATTAAAAAGAAGGCGGAAATGGGCAAGAAACTAAAATGAGTGACAAATCCTAAAGACTAAAACAAACCGTCGTAAAATTTGTAGTTTCAAATGTGTTTACACAGCCGTATTCTCTAAAAATCGCTTTTCTTACCTTTAATTTACCTATGCTTGTCTATTGTCTTCTTCTACATCGACATAGTCGTATTCTCTAGAAATCActtttcttatctttaattttaCCTGCGCTTCTCTATCATCTTCTTCTAAATCAGCACTTGTATCTTCAGATTTGGtgttttttaatttagtttcCACATCAATGCCATGTGGACAATACTACACCATTAGATTTGACTAATAAAAGCCAACAAAAAGGACAAACATCACACAATTTGAAAAactaagagaaaaaaaatatttagccaTAGTAATGGGTATGTCAACACACAGTAGTGAAACTCATAATATACAAATAAGGGTACATTTGGTTTATGTTAAGatattatgattattaaaaattaattaaacaaagtaGTAAACAATATAATTTGCATATTTTCatcaatatattattttatttttgtttgttgtttCACTCACCACATCATTTCACTTATGTTTGCTAATTCATTCAACACATCGCCACAAAACAAAACTTTATTTCATTTAAAGCTACATAGATTCACACTGCATGATGAAATTATTGTCCAGCAGCTCATGATGCAAGAAAGAAGCCCATGGTTTCAAGGCATGCATGCTTCTTGAGATTCTAAAACTACACACTCGGTAACCCTGACTAatatttttgattgattgataacCCCTGACTACATTTGATACACCTTGACCTATTCAAATACTAGTATGCAGCAGGTTATATGTTAAGCACAAGTTTATTATTACAAGTCTCGAGAATTGGCTTCCCAGGTGACAGCAAGGAGAATCTTCACTTAATTTCAAGCTTTTTGATCCAATAATCAATTTGCTCAGCAACACAAGCAGACCCAGTGGAACCATAAGAAACAAATTTCTTGATTGAGTTTTCTACCCCAAGAAATTCGTACACATCATTCTCAAAGACAGGATTTATACTTCTCAGCTCATCAAGACTCAAGTCCAGTAGTTGGCAATTCTTTGAAGTACACAGGGCAACAGATTTTCCAGCTATATCATGAGATGTTCTGAATGGCACACCCTGAATGTGAAGAAAAGTGAACGCAATTCATAAGTCTTAACTATTCCAGAAATGTAATGATACAATATGCTAACGACAATGAGTAATAAGTCCAGAAAAT
Encoded proteins:
- the LOC131655364 gene encoding kinesin-like protein KIN-4C isoform X2, whose amino-acid sequence is MKKTTRRSKQTSPVVIAASDANEKQHYEERIRELERENKAYQIENAELKERKGNDSSSGSNGGVEKLKKDYLQKLNLLEDQVSELKKKLGSQSQFSTHRKRADESTRQLQYEIQSLKAHKAKLQCTIKLESVRFRLSKALLEKEVLQLKKEGRRNDIKAQSLQTSNDMLKMVLQRKTEEASAAIKRLRDMIAARKAVSNRSSGGKIKSCQVIQDAEHELEVTTQLHKLCSQYESKIEKMTGEIAQLKEELEMQRQENSRSELQEEDLGSPEKDYDDIQDLKEQVNNLSSLLKELQLRKEKHEPRDKSQDLAHALSEASYATAKMDTPEMSSSNENSVKRGRAVEGLCCSCSRKSLCKTTKCKCRSTGGSCGPSCGCSLSKCTNRELGTLPENESLKVENSECSTNKDGEAVIANECAKLLESALVQKPANQGPKKKPLCDIQNSMGNMDAQKKGRKKNVRKPVIHVVTKDPMSSSP
- the LOC131655364 gene encoding kinesin-like protein KIN-4C isoform X1; translation: MKKTTRRSKQTSPVVIAASDANEKQHYEERIRELERENKAYQIENAELKERKGNDSSSGSNGGVEKLKKDYLQKLNLLEDQVSELKKKLGSQSQFSTHRKRADESTRQLQYEIQSLKAHKAKLQCTIKLESVRFRLSKALLEKEVLQLKKEGRRNDIKAQSLQTSNDMLKMVLQRKTEEASAAIKRLRDMIAARKAVSNRSSGGKIKSCQVIQDAEHELEVTTQLHKLCSQYESKIEKMTGEIAQLKEELEMQRQENSRSELQEEDLGSPEKDYDDIQDLKEQVNNLSSLLKELQLRKEKHEPRDKSQQDLAHALSEASYATAKMDTPEMSSSNENSVKRGRAVEGLCCSCSRKSLCKTTKCKCRSTGGSCGPSCGCSLSKCTNRELGTLPENESLKVENSECSTNKDGEAVIANECAKLLESALVQKPANQGPKKKPLCDIQNSMGNMDAQKKGRKKNVRKPVIHVVTKDPMSSSP